Genomic segment of Arachis hypogaea cultivar Tifrunner chromosome 11, arahy.Tifrunner.gnm2.J5K5, whole genome shotgun sequence:
TACTGCCttcatactttttgtttttttcttctgttttttactttttttttttttacatacgtCCTGCAAGGAGTACAGAAGTTCCCTTTAGTCTTAATTGAATTTGGTCTTGCCAGCTGGAATTCCAAATGTTAGATGGTTTGGGGTGGAGGGAGATTACAATGTTCTAGTGATGGATCTGCTTGGACCTAGTCTTGAAGATCTATTCAACTTTTGTAGTAGAAAGCTGTCACTAAAGactgttcttatgcttgctgatCAAATGGTGGGCCCTGCTCTGCTTTGtaaaattttatatcaattatatattattattcaagGTTTTTTTCCCCCTTAAAGTACTTATTCATATTTTGTTATCCAGATCAACCGTGTCGAGTTCATCCATTCTAAATCATTTCTACATCGGGATATTAAACCGGATAATTTTCTGATGGGCCTAGGAAGGCGTGCGAATCAGGTATCTAATATTGTTGTCATGATTACTTTTGATGTATTGTACGTTTATACATGTTGGTATTTATTAGTTCAATGTTGATGTATATGTTTATGACTGTATGTAGGTTTATGCTATTGATTTTGGTTTGGCTAAGAAATACAGAGATAGTTCAACCCATCAACACATTCCTTACAGGTTGGAGGTTCTGTTGTACATGAGATGCTTTTAGATTTCTTGatattttgtcttcccttttatGGTGTAGTAAGTTAGCATACATTTTGCCCACAACTGTTTGGATATCCATTATGTATAATCCGTTCACTTTTTAATTACTTCAGGGAAAATAAGAATTTGACTGGAACTGCAAGATATGCTAGCATGAATACTCACCTTGGCATTGGTATGAGTTATATATATTGATTATGACATTTGTACTATAAAATGGAAAGATTTTGTTCTCTAACAGGTACTTGCTGCCTATATTTCTCTTGTAATTGATGTTAGAGCAAAGTCGCAGAGATGATTTAGAGTCTCTTGGTTATGTTTTGATGTACTTCCTGAGAGGAAGGTAATTACTGTTGTCTCTTGAGTCTCTCCCATACCCAATGTTTGTCCATACTAAATACATTGTCTCATTTGTTTTCTTTTGTAGTCTTCCTTGGCAGGGACTTAAAGCTGGAACAAAGAAACAAAAGTACGAGAAAATCAGTGAAAAAAAAGTTTCTACCTCAATTGAAGTGAGCTATATTACAATTGATCCCTTCTAATGCATATTTTATTTGTCTTTGTAAGATATACTGAATTTGTTGATATTCCAGGCACTATGTCGTGGCTATCCAACTGAATTTGCATCATACTTCCACTACTGCCGCTCATTAAGGTTTGATGATAAGCCAGATTATGCTTATCTCAAAAGGATATTTCGCGACCTCTTTATTCGTGAAGGTTTGCTGTTATTGTCATaacaaacaggatacctgttgtCTCACTTTTCTACCATTTTTTCCCCATACCTGTATAGTTTACATTTCATCCTTTGTAGGACCGTGTTATCAATTTGCTTTCGTTATGAAATTGGCTGGACAGGTTTCCAGTTTGATTATGTGTTTGACTGGACCATCTTGAAGTATCAGCAATCACAACTAGCCACTCCTCCGGCACGGGGCATTGTGAGCATTCCCTTAACACATCTCTCCAACCTACTTCCAAAGAAGAAAAATCCTTGCTCTTTTGGGAATCTTGTTATCTGAAATCCAATAtctctgttttaaatttttaatatagggTCCTAGTGCTGGAACCAGTTCTGGAATGCCACCAGCTGTTATTACTAATCCCGATAGACAGACAGGTAGTTTTCTTGAAGATCTTGAGTGACACttctttcatatcttttaatcTATATGTCGCTTTGGGTGCTGCCCTTCCCTGTATCCTGCTTAACGCAAGATGCTTGTGCACTGGGCTGCATCAATACAATCAACTCTATTTCAACTGCTATGCGACGATGTAGGTTATACAGTAGGTAGAGTCTGTCTTTCTCACCCAAGTTTTAGGGATATGTACCTGACATCCTAATCTGCCTCATTTTCTTAATTCCGTTGCTTGTCTCTCACAGGTGGGGAAGAAGGACGGCCTCCTGGTTTGATTTCGGTGGATTCTTCAAGGCGGAGAATGTCGGGACCCATTTTAAATTCTGTAAGTTTCTCATATGGGTAGTAACGTTTGGATGTTCTGTTAACAAGGGTCCTATGCTGAGCTATACGAGCTTGATTTCCATCTGGTTCCTAATAAAGTATTATAGCTTTACGGATTCTTTGTTTCCTGAGCTTGATTTCTCATGAGGGAATTTGCTGCCAACCCTTATTTTACTCCTTCATGATCAATAAATTCATCACCTTTGATAATGCAGTTATCAAGTGCCAACATCTTGGGCCAGTCAAGTGGATCATCAAGGCGGGTTGCTGTTTCTGGTAGCCGTGACGCATTTGGTGCTGAGTCAGATATTCGTGCTCGAAATACCGAAGCTAGCCCTGGAGCAGCACATAGAATTACAAGCGGGCAAAGAAGTTCACCAGTTGGATCTTCTGAACCCCAGAGAGTAACAGCATCCGGTAGGCATGGTTCTCACACCAGGAATTATGACAGCGCAGTCAGGGGCATGGAGAATTTGCAATTAGAGACTGATGAGAGGGCTCATTATTAGCTTTTTCTGCAAAAGTTGCGTATGTGGGTTTGTATTGTTTGCTCATCTTCTCATACCGATGAAAAGCCGCGAAGCTGAAATAATGAGCTTTTAGCAAGGACTGTGTTTGCTGTAAAACTGGTTAAATTGGCTCCTCGCTGCTGGCAGGAACAACTAAATTTTATAACCTCTTTCCCTGTGAtgtgagttgttttggtttaccTGAAGTTTGCAGTCACGTGGACCACAGCGGTCAAAACTATCAAATACCAGCGAAATTGTAATTAGCCATTTTACTTTAGGTTTGAAGATTCCCATAGATCCCATGGTGTAATTTTCTGTGGTTGTTACTCTTGGCATTTTAAAATGTTCTACCTTGTGAAATTCCTATCAAGCTTAACACCATTGTACCCATCTAATATTTTCTTCTTGTTCTCTTGATCAACGTAACGTATATATCAGTTGCTAACTACGCGTGGCTTTCTGTTAATTGCATGTGGGATTGTTCGGCATACTCATAAATTATGATATTTGGCAGATGTTTAAATTTGAATCGCGCCCATTAATCCTCTTCTGTCTCTGGGTGGTTGATCAGTGTCTTAGACTTTATTGGCCTCTTAATTACTCTATAATTCCCATCCATTTAACCCTACTATACTAGGAATGGAAGTGAAACTGGCAACAGTTCTCGAGGGTTGCAGAACCATAATTCAaataagcaacctttgtctgtgGATATGCTGCATTTGCTGTCCATCTTGAACGTTTAAACGTTATGTATATTGCAAATATCTGTAACTTCATTTGTACAATGAGTACTTAATTCTCTTTCGGATTGCAAAAGGTTCAATCAGATGTTTGGTTAACTTTGAATAACCTGCGATGTTGATATTGAAGCGAACAAGCTCGTGGGGAAAACTGAGGTATGTCCCTCTTAGGTTGGTCGAAAATGGGAAAGCCAAAATCATTTGCTGCAGAAATGTCACTGACATGAATCAGAACATGGATTTCTCTGTCAAGCCATTGCCCTGTATAACTTTGCTGCCAAATCAAAATCCAGTGGCCAATATGCATATCCACAGTCACAATATTTTGTAATTTCCTTTCCTTTATTGAAGACTTGGAGACTAAGTCAGAAAATGTTACTCTTGAAAGTAACATTATACTGTCCTTTTCAGGATTTACATCATTACCATGCAGAAAAGTAAAACGATTATCTTTGTGGACCTCAACTCTAGCACTTGAACCAAAACTACATTGAAATGCGGTCAATTCTTCGTTAATTTTTGGATGAAGGACTACTAAAGGAATCCTCCAGAATCACATCTATTTTTAGTTTTCATGGGACTTAGCAACATCATACACATGCACAACAATTATCATTAATGAATTTCAACATGCATACACCAAATTTTTCCAAATATAAACAACGAATCAACACTAACTGTCAGTCTTGAGTTAGAACAGGAAGACATAGTAGTGATGTTCTTAAGCAAAACAAGATGGTTACACTCTTTAcagaaaaccaaaatagaaaaacagAATAACAATTTCTCTCCCATATTACATTCCTTAGGGGCATGTACTTTCCACCCATGAGAAATAAACACTAACAATAATAAGTAATAACGagtaaataaacaaaaacaaataaattattcatcaattatatatatatatttataaatatataaaaggtACCGAGCTGAAAGTTGCTCACTTTGTTAAGAGATTCAAAGGACACCACCGAAATTGGAGAGCCGCCTTTAATTAAAGGTCTGAATTTCAAAGAACATCCAAAAAAGGTAGCTACCATCCATAGACAACTCTATTGCACCTGTCCTTGAGCCACTTGAAGCTCTTCCTCAGAGACCCTTTGAGCTTCCCTTCAACAGCATAAACCTTGTAACTTGCCACCcttttcttcctctgcaactctGGATCACTGAAACTCCAGCTTTTTGAGGTTGACCCGTTTGTGGACTTGCCCTTCTTGAACTTTGGGTCGTTCGCCACGTGGATTTGCGTTGGGTGCACCGATGAGGCATAGGAAGCGCTGTAGCACCGGAGATCTTGCATGCCGTGGACATCGCCGGAGGTTGCGGTGGTTCCGTTTCCGGTGGGTCCAGTATATGGTTCAATTTGCATCCTTCCGTCACCGTACGACTTGGATCTGAAATCTTccatgtgtgaagaagagagagcacAGAAGCTTTGTTTTGGGAACACACTCACTTCGCTTTCTGTGAAAAGATTCAATATTTTTGCAAATGGGGTTGTGGGTTCTGTTCTTCTGTAGAGAACAGCAACCTATGCTTTGGTTTCTTTAGGACATGTTTTTCACCGaacgatttttcttttcttctcctctcttttttaatcttatttttctctttttatttaatttaatcgaAGTAATATACGACTGTCTACGAGGTGGCGCTGACTACAATGGTTTTTGTTCCTGCGTCGGTGGTATTTAAGTAcgacaaataaaataatatttataattttttaattttaatttttataaacagtgaattttacacaaataattataattaattgtgtattattttatcattaataaataattattttacacaAATTGGGTTTTTAATAAaagatttttatttctaaattcttAGTAATTTGTAAAAtccaaataaaagaaagaagtttAATTGAGCGTGGAACGAGGAACAAATGAAAATGCGTCACGTAATATGTAGCACGTGAGAAGCACGGCATTATCAAATTGCACACTAGGAGTTAGAGTTGGATCATGTGATGTGCTAGTTGTGTTTgatgtattaaaatattttagaaacatTTAGAGtaataagacaatcatgcagCTGAAAAGATTTAGTTAAAAGACTAATAAGTTTCTgtttaaaaaaagagagagagaacaatttagtttatgagaatgtgaaaactcaggtgaagtcgacttcacgtgaagttgatatctgagagttgatagatgaaaatttagttaaatcagtcaaatcatctaacagctttcaggtatcaacttcacgtgaagtcaactgtACTTGAGTTTTCACTTTCTGAGAATTAGGCAGGATTCATTTGAGAACATTTACTACTCAGAATAATACTTAAAAAATGGAGGGATGCCGATTGAACCAAACCATTTACAGCTATTCCATTTCTTCCATTAATTAACAGAAACCTATTACAGTGTTACTTGGCAGTACCATTGCCTGTGCATTgctttcaaaattgtttgcatatTTGTTACAATTGACAGAAGATTTGAGTATTGAGACTGAATACATAGATATATGTAGGTGAATATAGCCTCCTCAGAAATCAATATTGAGCAGCATATCTCTCGAATAAGTGAATTACTCACCCACATGTAGAGTTAATGATGTAATTGCTTGCTTAAGCTTATTCAGTTTTGACCTTCCTACTCATCAAATCATGGTAGTATAGTAGTACGCACATAGGTTGACCAAGAATACAGAATATGAACCAAAAAATCATGTTACCAACCTGCAATGAAGAAAATCACAATGTTTTTAATGTTAAGAAAGATTTTCAATAAGTTGAATATAAAAGGAAGATACATAATGCTATTTCAATAACCTCAAAACAGCACACATACCATTGAGCTTCTGAATTTATTTTGCAGATAATTAGTGATCAGGACCAAAGGAACCTGGGGGAAAAATCCATTATCATGACAATTGAGCCAAAAATATGATACCGATTCAATACTCAGCAAAACATTTTCTCAGTATTCTACATGTGAGTTTGGTTTTCTTGGAAACTTTGTTAGTTTTGCCGGAAAAAAAAACCTAGGAAAACATGTAACAGCCATATAATTTTACCTGCATCATAATTCCAATGAAAGCCCAAAGCTTGAATATATGACACGGAACGGCAATGC
This window contains:
- the LOC112723653 gene encoding uncharacterized protein encodes the protein MEDFRSKSYGDGRMQIEPYTGPTGNGTTATSGDVHGMQDLRCYSASYASSVHPTQIHVANDPKFKKGKSTNGSTSKSWSFSDPELQRKKRVASYKVYAVEGKLKGSLRKSFKWLKDRCNRVVYGW
- the LOC112723652 gene encoding casein kinase 1-like protein 12, which translates into the protein MEPRVGNKFRLGRKIGSGSFGEIYLGTNIQTNEEVAIKLENVKTKHPQLLYESKLYRILQGGTGIPNVRWFGVEGDYNVLVMDLLGPSLEDLFNFCSRKLSLKTVLMLADQMINRVEFIHSKSFLHRDIKPDNFLMGLGRRANQVYAIDFGLAKKYRDSSTHQHIPYRENKNLTGTARYASMNTHLGIEQSRRDDLESLGYVLMYFLRGSLPWQGLKAGTKKQKYEKISEKKVSTSIEALCRGYPTEFASYFHYCRSLRFDDKPDYAYLKRIFRDLFIREGFQFDYVFDWTILKYQQSQLATPPARGIGPSAGTSSGMPPAVITNPDRQTGGEEGRPPGLISVDSSRRRMSGPILNSLSSANILGQSSGSSRRVAVSGSRDAFGAESDIRARNTEASPGAAHRITSGQRSSPVGSSEPQRVTASGRHGSHTRNYDSAVRGMENLQLETDERAHY